A genomic region of Dactylococcopsis salina PCC 8305 contains the following coding sequences:
- the mltA gene encoding MltA domain-containing protein codes for MRSLTVTLSVMVGLLFSGSTAALAFPLVKVSSQQLPPELGLEKRLDSPEEKQALIEAINHSLRYLQTPSARRAYHNQDIEIDRALQSLLRFRQLVRTSPTPEALATAVKQEFAFYRSLGNDGEGKVHFTGYFEPVYEASLTRTEKYRYPIYQRPPNFQQWSSPHPTRATLEGINGEGENSPLKGREIAWLSDRLQAFLIHVQGSARLKLRNGKTISIGYAGKTDHPYTSIGGELIRDGILEREELSLPRLITYFRQHPAQLSRYLPRNKSFVFFRKTEGAPATGSLGVPVTGERSIATDKSIMPRGALALLHTKFPQITEADQIETPLVSHYVLDQDTGSAITGAGRVDIFMGTGESAGRRAGIVDWTGQLYYLFLKN; via the coding sequence ATACGTTCTTTGACAGTGACGCTTTCGGTGATGGTGGGATTGCTTTTTTCTGGTTCAACGGCGGCTTTGGCTTTTCCTTTGGTTAAGGTGTCTTCGCAACAGTTACCGCCAGAGTTAGGACTTGAGAAACGGTTAGACTCCCCTGAAGAGAAACAAGCGCTGATTGAGGCGATTAATCATAGTTTACGTTATTTGCAGACACCGAGCGCCAGAAGAGCCTATCATAATCAAGATATCGAGATCGATCGCGCTTTACAATCTTTACTTCGCTTCCGTCAGTTAGTTCGCACCTCTCCCACCCCAGAAGCACTAGCAACGGCGGTAAAACAGGAATTTGCTTTTTATCGATCGCTCGGTAATGATGGAGAGGGAAAGGTTCATTTTACAGGCTATTTTGAACCCGTTTATGAAGCGAGTCTCACGCGGACGGAAAAATACCGTTATCCCATTTATCAACGTCCTCCCAACTTTCAACAGTGGTCATCTCCTCATCCCACTCGCGCCACATTAGAGGGAATTAACGGAGAGGGGGAAAATAGCCCCTTAAAGGGGAGGGAAATTGCCTGGTTGTCCGATAGATTGCAAGCGTTTTTAATCCACGTCCAAGGGTCTGCTAGGCTAAAATTACGAAATGGAAAAACGATCTCGATCGGGTACGCGGGAAAAACCGATCATCCGTACACGAGTATCGGTGGCGAATTAATCCGTGATGGGATTTTAGAACGAGAAGAGCTTTCCTTACCGCGTTTAATCACTTATTTTCGTCAGCATCCCGCACAATTAAGCCGTTACTTACCTCGAAATAAAAGTTTTGTCTTCTTTCGGAAAACAGAAGGCGCACCAGCAACAGGGAGTTTAGGCGTTCCTGTCACTGGGGAACGCAGCATCGCTACCGATAAATCAATTATGCCACGAGGGGCGCTGGCATTACTTCATACAAAGTTTCCCCAAATCACAGAGGCGGATCAAATTGAAACTCCTCTCGTCAGTCACTATGTGTTAGATCAAGATACGGGCAGCGCGATTACAGGTGCGGGACGAGTTGATATTTTTATGGGAACAGGGGAAAGCGCTGGTCGTCGTGCGGGAATTGTGGATTGGACGGGACAGCTTTATTATCTCTTCTTGAAGAATTGA
- the dxs gene encoding 1-deoxy-D-xylulose-5-phosphate synthase, producing MHISEITHPNQLHGLSVRQLETIARQIREKHLETVSTSGGHLGPGLGVVELTLGLYQTLDLDRDKVIWDVGHQAYPHKLITGRYHRFDTLRQKDGIAGYLKRCESQFDHFGAGHASTSISAGLGMALARDAKGENFKVVSIIGDGALTGGMALEAINHAGHIPDTNLMVVLNDNEMSISPNVGAISRYLNKVRLSPPMQFLTDNLEEQFKHLPFFGESLTPEMERMKEGMKRLAVPKVGAVIEELGFKYFGPIDGHNLTELIHTFQQAHQVPGPVLVHVATTKGKGYSIAEKDQVGYHAQSAFNIATGKAQPSSKPKPPKYCKVFAHTLTQLAENNPKIIGITAAMATGTGLDKLQQKLPDQYVDVGIAEQHAVTLAAGLACEGMRPVAAIYSTFLQRAYDQIIHDVCIQNLPVFFCLDRAGIVGADGPTHQGMYDIAYLRCLPNMVIMAPKDEAELQRMTVTGVNYTDGPIAMRYPRGNGIGVPLMEEGWDPVEIGKGEILRNGDDVLVLGYGAMVPTALQAAEILSEHGIEATVVNARFVKPLDTELIFPLAKQIGRVVTLEEGCLMGGFGSAVTEAFMDHNLLVPVKRFGVPDQLVDHAKPEEAKADLGLSSSQIAEQVLAAFFQQEKTPSVVV from the coding sequence ATGCACATTAGCGAAATCACCCATCCCAACCAATTGCACGGGTTATCCGTTCGTCAACTGGAAACCATTGCCCGACAAATTCGGGAAAAACATTTAGAAACCGTTTCCACCAGTGGCGGACATCTCGGACCTGGTTTAGGAGTTGTGGAATTAACCCTCGGATTATATCAAACCCTTGATTTAGATCGTGATAAAGTCATCTGGGATGTGGGACACCAAGCATATCCCCACAAATTAATTACAGGACGATATCATCGCTTTGACACCCTCCGCCAAAAAGATGGCATTGCTGGTTATCTCAAACGCTGTGAAAGTCAATTTGATCATTTCGGTGCTGGTCATGCTTCCACAAGCATTTCTGCTGGTTTAGGAATGGCGTTAGCCCGAGATGCCAAAGGAGAAAACTTCAAAGTGGTTTCCATTATTGGTGATGGCGCTTTAACGGGAGGCATGGCGCTAGAAGCAATTAATCACGCGGGACATATTCCTGATACAAATTTAATGGTGGTTCTCAATGATAACGAGATGTCCATTTCTCCCAACGTGGGGGCGATTTCTCGCTATCTCAATAAAGTCCGTCTCTCGCCACCGATGCAATTTTTAACCGACAATTTAGAAGAACAATTTAAACATCTTCCCTTCTTTGGTGAGTCTTTAACCCCAGAGATGGAACGGATGAAAGAAGGAATGAAACGGTTAGCTGTTCCGAAAGTGGGTGCGGTAATTGAAGAATTAGGCTTTAAGTATTTTGGTCCCATTGATGGACATAACTTAACCGAGTTGATTCATACTTTCCAACAGGCACATCAAGTCCCCGGACCCGTGTTAGTTCATGTGGCGACAACGAAAGGAAAAGGCTATAGTATCGCAGAAAAAGATCAGGTGGGTTATCATGCCCAAAGTGCTTTTAATATCGCCACTGGAAAAGCCCAACCTTCTAGCAAACCGAAGCCTCCGAAATACTGTAAAGTCTTTGCCCATACCCTAACGCAACTTGCCGAAAACAATCCCAAAATCATCGGCATTACCGCAGCCATGGCGACGGGAACGGGTTTGGATAAACTGCAACAAAAACTTCCAGATCAATATGTGGATGTTGGCATCGCGGAACAACACGCAGTAACTCTCGCCGCTGGTTTAGCTTGTGAAGGGATGCGTCCTGTGGCAGCAATTTACTCGACGTTCCTCCAACGGGCTTATGATCAGATTATCCATGATGTTTGTATCCAAAACTTACCAGTGTTTTTCTGTTTAGACCGCGCTGGCATTGTTGGCGCTGATGGTCCCACTCATCAGGGAATGTATGATATTGCTTATTTGCGATGTCTTCCCAATATGGTGATTATGGCCCCCAAAGATGAGGCGGAATTACAACGGATGACGGTGACGGGAGTTAATTACACAGACGGACCGATCGCGATGCGTTATCCTCGGGGTAATGGCATTGGTGTTCCTCTCATGGAAGAAGGTTGGGACCCTGTTGAAATTGGCAAAGGTGAAATCCTCCGTAACGGTGATGATGTGCTAGTTTTAGGCTATGGCGCAATGGTGCCAACCGCATTACAAGCCGCAGAAATTCTCAGTGAACATGGCATCGAAGCGACGGTGGTTAATGCCCGTTTTGTGAAGCCGTTAGATACGGAGTTAATCTTTCCTCTCGCCAAACAAATTGGGCGTGTGGTGACGTTAGAAGAAGGTTGCTTGATGGGTGGCTTCGGTTCGGCGGTGACGGAAGCATTTATGGATCATAATCTTCTTGTACCCGTGAAACGGTTTGGTGTTCCCGACCAATTGGTAGATCATGCGAAACCAGAAGAAGCAAAAGCAGATTTAGGGTTAAGCAGTTCTCAAATTGCAGAACAGGTTTTAGCCGCCTTCTTTCAGCAGGAAAAAACCCCTTCCGTTGTGGTGTAA
- a CDS encoding fructosamine kinase family protein yields the protein MWTEIAKQISHATGKPFEIKDRRSVGGGSISQSYAVTDGTESYFVKLNRASEYEMFVAEALGLKEMYETRTIRVPQPICWGTTADSAYIVMELLELGRGGGSQVWETMGEQLALMHYQGIAEQFGWHRNNTIGSTPQINHWMDSWADFFAEHRIGYQVRLAKRRGANYPDVKKVVERVRSILGDHHPQPSLVHGDLWGGNAAVTEAGEPVILDPATYYGDREVDIAMTELFGGFPASFYQGYRATWELDAGYQRRKDLYNLYHILNHFNLFGGGYGSQAGRMLDRLFKD from the coding sequence ATGTGGACAGAAATCGCAAAACAAATTTCCCACGCAACGGGAAAGCCGTTTGAAATTAAAGATCGTCGTTCCGTTGGCGGTGGATCAATTAGTCAGAGTTATGCGGTGACGGATGGGACGGAAAGCTATTTTGTGAAGCTGAACCGCGCTTCTGAGTATGAAATGTTTGTGGCGGAAGCGTTGGGATTAAAGGAAATGTATGAAACGCGAACGATTCGCGTCCCACAACCGATTTGTTGGGGAACAACAGCAGATTCTGCTTATATTGTGATGGAGTTGTTAGAGTTGGGACGCGGTGGCGGTTCGCAGGTTTGGGAAACGATGGGTGAACAGTTGGCGTTGATGCACTATCAGGGTATCGCGGAACAGTTTGGTTGGCATCGCAATAATACGATCGGTTCGACTCCTCAAATTAATCATTGGATGGACAGTTGGGCGGATTTTTTCGCGGAACATCGCATTGGTTATCAAGTTCGTCTCGCGAAACGACGCGGCGCAAATTATCCTGATGTCAAAAAGGTGGTGGAGAGGGTGCGATCGATTCTAGGTGACCATCATCCCCAACCGTCGCTGGTACATGGTGATTTGTGGGGAGGGAATGCTGCTGTCACGGAAGCGGGAGAACCAGTCATTCTTGACCCAGCAACTTATTATGGCGATCGAGAAGTGGATATTGCGATGACTGAATTGTTTGGTGGCTTCCCAGCGTCGTTTTATCAAGGCTATAGGGCAACTTGGGAACTGGATGCAGGTTATCAACGGCGCAAAGACCTTTATAATCTTTATCACATCCTTAACCACTTTAATCTCTTTGGTGGGGGTTATGGTTCCCAAGCGGGTCGAATGCTCGATCGATTATTCAAAGATTAA
- a CDS encoding cation:proton antiporter domain-containing protein translates to MWLNIIESPLFSFTILLLVVLTVPPIFERFKLPGLVGLIVAGIALGSDGLGLLDAESETMKLLSDVGKIYLMFVAGLEIDLNEFRKAKGKAIGFGMLTFVLPILTGIIIGSIFGYGINAAVLMGSLMASHTLLGYPIVTSLGVEKKPAIVATIGATIFTDITSLLVLAICLSIHQGDFSAASLALQLFALFAYSILVLFGLDWSGKYYFRRTGDEESNQFLFVLLAVFLASVGAQIINVDKIVGAFLAGLAVNDVVGRSPVEEKVTFVGSTLFIPFFFVGMGLLLDLSSLRETLTTNLALTAALVGGLFLSKGLAATIAQWLYKFSYTEGLTMWSLSLPQVAATLATALAGLNQGLLDRAQFNAVIVLMLVTAIVGPILTQRFGRQLQSPPRNPNLTVPTIPKTFVTYPPSRVLVSVSNPNTETYLIEMAALLARQGDGKIICLKVVLDGMGATQDVREAESLLKHTEQLGNELNISTIPLLRLDDKIAQGITRTAREQNATWVVMGWSPTTLKQRFLGSTIDDVFWSAHCPVVVMSLTQAPTEIHNILVPVENLSPPSWRTIEFAQLLAQTNQAKITLLHVVPWEESAAEMERFEATLKEWLLWHNFRLPIHIQTMINESIPKAIVQVSQDYDLTVLRALRRQTAGGLAVSNITTKIVADSQGSLVLVAEPQFNN, encoded by the coding sequence ATGTGGCTAAATATCATCGAGAGTCCATTATTTTCCTTCACAATTTTATTACTGGTTGTGCTGACTGTACCACCGATTTTTGAGCGTTTCAAACTACCAGGATTAGTGGGATTAATTGTCGCGGGAATTGCTTTGGGTTCAGACGGATTAGGATTACTAGATGCGGAATCAGAAACGATGAAACTGCTTTCTGATGTGGGAAAAATTTACCTGATGTTTGTCGCGGGACTGGAAATTGATCTCAATGAATTTCGCAAAGCAAAAGGGAAAGCAATTGGCTTCGGGATGCTTACATTTGTCTTACCGATTCTGACAGGAATCATTATCGGTTCGATTTTTGGTTATGGTATCAATGCAGCGGTTTTAATGGGGTCTTTAATGGCTTCCCATACTTTATTAGGGTATCCCATTGTCACCAGTTTAGGTGTCGAAAAAAAACCCGCGATCGTCGCCACGATCGGAGCAACGATTTTTACAGATATTACCTCTTTATTGGTGTTAGCGATCTGTTTGTCGATTCATCAGGGAGACTTTTCCGCAGCCAGTCTCGCCTTACAATTATTTGCTTTATTTGCCTATTCAATTCTGGTTTTATTTGGCTTAGATTGGAGTGGAAAATACTATTTTCGCCGCACTGGAGACGAAGAAAGCAATCAGTTTCTCTTTGTATTGTTAGCTGTATTTCTCGCTTCTGTGGGAGCGCAAATTATCAATGTTGACAAAATTGTTGGGGCATTTCTTGCTGGTTTAGCGGTGAATGATGTGGTGGGAAGAAGTCCAGTTGAGGAAAAGGTTACTTTTGTCGGTAGCACGCTTTTTATTCCCTTCTTTTTTGTGGGCATGGGATTACTATTAGACTTATCGAGTTTGCGAGAAACTCTCACCACTAACTTAGCATTAACCGCCGCTTTAGTGGGAGGATTATTCTTAAGTAAAGGATTAGCCGCCACGATCGCGCAGTGGTTGTATAAATTCAGTTATACCGAAGGCTTAACCATGTGGTCATTATCCTTACCACAAGTCGCCGCCACTCTTGCCACTGCATTAGCAGGATTAAATCAAGGACTATTAGATCGAGCGCAATTTAATGCTGTAATTGTTTTAATGTTAGTGACAGCAATTGTTGGACCGATTCTCACGCAACGCTTTGGTCGTCAATTACAATCTCCTCCTCGTAACCCAAACCTTACTGTTCCTACTATTCCTAAAACCTTTGTTACTTATCCTCCTTCTCGCGTTTTGGTGTCTGTTTCTAATCCGAATACAGAAACATATTTAATCGAAATGGCAGCGTTATTAGCTCGTCAAGGAGACGGAAAAATTATCTGCTTAAAAGTTGTTCTGGATGGGATGGGTGCTACTCAAGATGTACGAGAAGCAGAATCTTTATTAAAGCATACTGAACAATTAGGAAATGAATTAAATATCAGCACCATTCCGCTATTACGATTAGACGATAAAATTGCTCAAGGAATTACTCGCACTGCTAGAGAACAAAATGCGACTTGGGTGGTGATGGGTTGGAGTCCAACCACACTCAAACAGCGCTTTTTAGGAAGTACCATTGATGATGTTTTTTGGTCGGCTCATTGTCCAGTGGTGGTAATGAGTTTGACCCAAGCACCAACAGAGATTCATAACATTTTAGTTCCTGTAGAAAATTTAAGTCCTCCCAGTTGGCGCACGATCGAATTTGCACAATTATTAGCACAAACCAATCAGGCAAAAATTACACTGCTTCATGTTGTTCCCTGGGAAGAATCTGCTGCAGAAATGGAACGATTTGAAGCAACATTGAAAGAGTGGTTACTTTGGCACAATTTCCGTCTTCCCATTCATATTCAAACCATGATTAATGAGAGTATTCCGAAAGCAATTGTACAGGTTTCTCAAGATTATGATTTAACAGTTTTAAGGGCGTTACGTCGTCAAACGGCGGGAGGATTAGCAGTGAGTAACATTACAACAAAAATTGTTGCTGATTCTCAAGGATCATTAGTGTTGGTAGCAGAACCCCAGTTTAATAATTAA
- a CDS encoding four helix bundle protein, with translation MSEIKDFKDLIIWQKGMEIAEQCYFVTKKFPKEELYGMVLQVRKSSSSIPANISEGYGRRASGDYKRFLNIAQGSVNETETHLLLSARVGLCTLKDMEIIINNLKEETRMISALIKKLNY, from the coding sequence ATGTCAGAGATCAAAGACTTTAAGGATTTAATAATTTGGCAAAAAGGTATGGAAATTGCTGAACAATGTTATTTTGTGACCAAAAAATTTCCAAAAGAGGAACTATATGGGATGGTTTTACAAGTTAGAAAATCATCATCATCCATACCAGCAAATATATCTGAAGGTTATGGAAGAAGAGCTTCGGGAGATTATAAGCGTTTTTTAAACATAGCCCAAGGTTCTGTAAATGAAACAGAAACTCATCTTCTTTTATCCGCAAGAGTAGGCTTATGTACACTTAAAGATATGGAAATAATTATTAACAACTTAAAAGAAGAAACTAGAATGATTTCTGCTCTTATCAAAAAATTAAATTATTAA
- the aroA gene encoding 3-phosphoshikimate 1-carboxyvinyltransferase → MSDSIITIKSVASQQQLVIERPNQGLTLQGNLTVPGDKSISHRALMFGAIAQGETRIQGLLLGEDPLSTAHCLRAMGAEISDLNSQEVVVEGIGLGNIQEPTAVLDAGNSGTTVRLMLGLLASHPDRFFVISGDDSLRSRPMSRVVLPLMQMGAEIWGRQNNSRAPLAVQGKTLKGIEYCSPIASAQVKSCILLAGLNAEGNTTVIEPAISRDHSERMLKAFGAKISTDAETKSVTIQGGSTLTGRDVFIPGDISSAAFWLVAAIIVPDSELVIENVGINPTRTGILEALNRMDAEISIENRQVIAGEPIANLRVRSCQLKGAEIGGQLIPRLIDEIPILAVAAIFAQGKTVIKDAEELRVKESDRIAVMASQLSKMGANVTERPDGLEIIGKGNLIGTEIEAYNDHRVAMSCAIAALMAKGKTTINGAQAASISYPDFFETLEQICQIN, encoded by the coding sequence ATGTCGGATTCTATCATTACGATTAAATCAGTTGCTTCTCAGCAACAATTAGTGATTGAACGCCCAAATCAGGGGTTAACCCTACAAGGAAATTTAACCGTCCCTGGAGACAAATCAATTTCTCATCGTGCGTTGATGTTTGGGGCGATCGCGCAGGGAGAAACGCGCATTCAAGGGTTATTATTAGGGGAAGACCCTCTCAGTACCGCTCACTGTTTAAGAGCCATGGGAGCAGAAATTTCAGACTTAAATTCCCAAGAGGTAGTTGTAGAAGGCATTGGCTTAGGTAACATCCAAGAACCAACGGCGGTACTAGATGCTGGCAATTCAGGAACAACCGTCCGTTTGATGTTGGGGTTACTCGCTTCTCACCCCGATCGGTTTTTTGTCATCAGTGGCGATGATTCGCTTCGATCGCGTCCCATGTCTCGTGTCGTTCTGCCCTTGATGCAAATGGGGGCAGAAATCTGGGGGAGACAAAACAATTCTCGCGCTCCCTTAGCAGTTCAAGGCAAAACCCTAAAAGGGATTGAATATTGTTCTCCCATTGCCTCGGCACAAGTCAAATCTTGTATTTTGCTGGCGGGACTGAATGCAGAAGGCAATACGACCGTTATTGAACCCGCAATTTCTAGAGACCACAGCGAACGAATGTTAAAAGCATTTGGTGCAAAAATTAGCACAGATGCAGAAACAAAATCAGTGACGATTCAAGGCGGATCAACGCTCACAGGAAGAGACGTTTTTATTCCTGGGGATATTAGTTCCGCTGCTTTTTGGTTGGTGGCTGCAATTATTGTTCCCGACTCAGAATTAGTGATTGAAAATGTTGGGATTAATCCCACCCGTACTGGCATTTTAGAAGCGTTAAACCGAATGGATGCTGAGATTTCGATCGAAAATCGACAGGTAATTGCAGGAGAACCGATCGCAAATTTACGGGTGCGTTCTTGTCAGTTAAAAGGCGCAGAAATTGGTGGTCAGTTAATTCCCAGACTAATTGATGAGATTCCAATTTTAGCAGTGGCGGCGATTTTTGCTCAGGGGAAAACAGTGATTAAAGATGCAGAAGAATTACGGGTGAAAGAGAGCGATCGGATCGCTGTCATGGCTTCCCAATTAAGTAAAATGGGCGCAAATGTAACCGAACGCCCAGATGGTTTAGAAATCATTGGTAAGGGGAACTTAATCGGAACAGAAATTGAAGCCTACAATGATCATCGGGTGGCGATGAGTTGCGCGATCGCGGCTTTAATGGCAAAAGGAAAAACGACAATTAATGGCGCACAAGCTGCTTCAATTTCTTACCCAGATTTCTTTGAGACCTTAGAACAGATTTGTCAGATTAATTAG
- a CDS encoding phosphate-starvation-inducible PsiE family protein — protein MKKPRKITRILKRLWQEDERFLQITESVETVVSKVLTIALLIVIIVALIDLVFVLARLLFTSPPSGFFNETLLEIFGLFLNILIALELLDNITAYLRKHIFQVELVIATSLIAVARKIIIFDLKKYSNTDLISLAVAIFALSISYWLVRRLNKDN, from the coding sequence ATGAAAAAACCACGAAAGATCACCCGAATTTTAAAACGATTATGGCAAGAAGATGAACGGTTTTTACAAATCACTGAATCCGTAGAAACAGTGGTGTCTAAGGTGTTAACAATTGCTTTGTTAATCGTGATTATTGTCGCTTTGATTGACCTGGTTTTCGTTTTAGCAAGACTGTTATTTACTTCGCCACCGTCAGGATTTTTTAATGAAACCCTTTTAGAAATATTTGGTTTATTCCTGAATATCTTAATTGCTTTAGAATTGCTAGATAACATCACCGCTTATTTACGAAAACATATCTTTCAAGTGGAGTTAGTGATTGCCACTTCCCTGATTGCTGTCGCACGAAAGATTATTATTTTCGACTTAAAAAAATACTCCAACACGGATTTAATTTCGCTAGCTGTCGCTATTTTTGCCCTGTCAATTAGTTATTGGCTGGTGCGTCGTCTGAATAAAGATAACTAA